Proteins encoded by one window of Macaca fascicularis isolate 582-1 chromosome 10, T2T-MFA8v1.1:
- the CHRNA4 gene encoding neuronal acetylcholine receptor subunit alpha-4 isoform X3: MKFGSWTYDKAKIDLVNMHSRVDQLDFWESGEWVIVDAVGTYNTRKYECCAEIYPDITYAFVIRRLPLFYTINLIIPCLLISCLTVLVFYLPSECGEKITLCISVLLSLTVFLLLITEIIPSTSLVIPLIGEYLLFTMIFVTLSIVITVFVLNVHHRSPRTHTMPAWVRRVFLDIVPRLLLMKRPSVVKDNCRQLIESMHKMASAPRFWPEPEGEPAATSGTQSRHPPSPSCVPLDVPAESGPACKSPSDQLPALQPPEAEKASPHPSPGPYRPPHSTQAPGLAKARSLSVQHMSSPGEAVEGGVRCRSRSIQYCVPRDNAAPEADVQAAGALASRKTHSAELPPPDQPSPRKCTCGKEPPSVSPSATLKARSTKAPPRHLPLSPALTRAVEGVQYIADHLKAEDADFSVKEDWKYVAMVIDRIFLWMFIIVCLLGTVGLFLPPWLAGMI, encoded by the coding sequence ATGAAATTCGGCTCCTGGACCTACGACAAGGCCAAGATTGACCTGGTGAACATGCACAGCCGCGTGGACCAGCTGGACTTCTGGGAGAGTGGTGAGTGGGTCATCGTGGACGCCGTGGGCACCTACAACACCAGGAAGTACGAGTGCTGTGCTGAGATCTACCCAGACATCACCTACGCCTTCGTCATCCGGCGGCTGCCGCTCTTCTACACCATCAACCTCATCATTCCCTGCCTGCTCATCTCCTGCCTCACCGTGCTGGTCTTCTACCTGCCCTCCGAGTGTGGCGAGAAGATCACGCTGTGCATCTCCGTGCTGCTGTCGCTCACCGTCTTCCTGCTGCTCATCACCGAGATCATCCCGTCCACCTCACTGGTCATCCCGCTCATCGGCGAGTACCTGCTGTTCACCATGATCTTCGTCACCCTGTCCATCGTCATCACGGTCTTTGTGCTCAACGTACACCACCGCTCGCCGCGCACGCACACCATGCCCGCCTGGGTACGCAGGGTCTTCCTGGACATCGTGCCGCGCCTGCTCCTCATGAAGCGGCCGTCCGTGGTCAAGGACAATTGCCGGCAACTCATTGAGTCCATGCACAAGATGGCCAGTGCCCCGCGCTTCTGGCCCGAGCCGGAGGGGGAGCCCGCCGCCACAAGCGGCACCCAGAGCCGGCACCCGCCCTCGCCGTCCTGTGTCCCCCTGGATGTGCCGGCTGAGTCTGGGCCTGCCTGCAAGTCGCCCTCCGACCAGCTCCCCGCTCTGCAGCCCCCGGAAGCTGAGAAAGCCAGTCCCCACCCCTCGCCTGGACCCTACCGCCCACCCCACAGCACCCAGGCACCAGGGCTGGCCAAAGCCAGATCCCTCAGCGTCCAGCACATGTCCAGCCCTGGAGAAGCAGTGGAAGGTGGTGTCCGGTGCCGGTCTCGGAGCATCCAGTACTGTGTTCCCCGAGACAATGCCGCCCCCGAGGCGGACGTCCAGGCTGCCGGCGCCCTGGCCTCTCGCAAGACCCACTCGGCTGAGCTCCCGCCCCCAGACCAGCCCTCTCCGCGCAAATGCACCTGCGGGAAGGAGCCCCCTTCCGTGTCCCCGAGCGCCACACTCAAGGCCCGCAGCACCAAAGCACCGCCCCGGCACCTGCCCCTGTCGCCGGCCCTGACCCGGGCGGTGGAGGGTGTCCAGTACATCGCGGACCACCTGAAGGCCGAAGACGCAGACTTCTCG